A region from the Candidatus Limnocylindrales bacterium genome encodes:
- a CDS encoding SprT family zinc-dependent metalloprotease yields the protein MKASQNALEIPARQQRLLARWLRVWETPSLSDRLRVEFSPRLRRSFGRCYQRERLIRLTPSLLSNQSHLLTEILCHEAAHAAVYELYGPRCKPHGVEWQEMMRMAGYEPRVRIPVAVRSAEHPQGRSGKPLYIHRCPVCRKARAAVRPMRRWRCQHCRRDGRSGRLVILRSASQRRGASSTR from the coding sequence GTGAAAGCCTCGCAGAACGCTCTCGAGATCCCCGCACGCCAACAGCGCCTGCTGGCGCGATGGCTGCGTGTGTGGGAGACGCCGTCGTTGTCCGATCGGCTGCGCGTGGAGTTTTCGCCGCGCCTGCGTCGATCCTTCGGTCGCTGCTATCAGCGCGAGCGCCTGATTCGTCTGACGCCGTCGTTGCTCAGCAACCAGTCGCATCTTCTCACCGAAATCCTGTGCCACGAGGCGGCACACGCCGCCGTCTACGAGTTGTACGGTCCGCGCTGCAAGCCGCACGGCGTGGAATGGCAGGAGATGATGCGCATGGCCGGCTACGAGCCGCGCGTGCGAATCCCCGTCGCCGTTCGAAGCGCCGAGCACCCGCAGGGACGCAGCGGCAAGCCGCTCTACATCCATCGCTGCCCGGTGTGTCGGAAGGCGCGCGCGGCGGTGCGGCCCATGCGGCGCTGGCGATGCCAGCATTGCCGGCGCGACGGAAGAAGCGGCCGCCTGGTCATCCTGCGCAGCGCGTCTCAGCGCCGCGGCGCATCCTCGACGCGCTGA
- a CDS encoding bifunctional 3-(3-hydroxy-phenyl)propionate/3-hydroxycinnamic acid hydroxylase gives MDETYDVAIVGYGPVGQVLSILLGQHGWRVGVFEKQPLPYPLPRAAHFDHEVARILQACGLGADLPRLTEPADIYEWTNASGQTLLRIGTAGDGLSGWPEANMFSQPALEDALDRQVRRLRSVRVERACEVVALRQNGHDVDVDLARLDGGRRTVRARYVVGCDGANSFVRSTLDTSTTDLGFFFDWLIVDVIPHEQRVWHPINAQICDPARPTTVISAGPGRRRWEFMKLPGEDIEELNCEETAWRLLEPWDVRPSNATLERHAVYRFQARWVDRWRNGRLLLAGDAAHQMPPFAGQGMCSGMRDAANLAWKLSLVLSDRACDDLLDTYQSERVPQVRQVIDLSIELGKIICVADRAQAAARDEVMTAAAASGDLTPPMPSPAIGPGVGMEDDALAGELFLQAPVRRHEASGLFDDVIGRGFTLVSTQDDPARHLDAESAACFEALGGICAHVARGGAIDDVDGRYERWFAANGAGVVLVRPDFHVFGSAASVGDAPRLIAALRERLSKPAAKAIGGQVST, from the coding sequence ATGGATGAGACCTACGACGTCGCCATCGTCGGCTACGGCCCCGTCGGCCAGGTGCTGTCGATCCTTCTGGGCCAGCACGGCTGGCGCGTGGGCGTTTTCGAGAAGCAGCCGTTGCCCTATCCCCTGCCGCGCGCTGCGCATTTCGATCACGAGGTCGCGCGCATCCTGCAGGCATGCGGCCTGGGCGCCGATCTGCCCCGCCTGACGGAGCCCGCCGACATCTACGAGTGGACGAACGCCTCCGGGCAGACGCTGCTGCGCATCGGCACCGCCGGCGACGGGCTGAGCGGATGGCCCGAAGCCAACATGTTCTCGCAGCCGGCGCTCGAGGACGCGCTCGACCGTCAGGTGCGCCGGCTGCGCAGCGTTCGCGTCGAGCGCGCGTGCGAAGTGGTGGCGCTGCGGCAGAACGGCCACGACGTCGACGTCGACCTTGCCCGCCTCGATGGCGGTCGGCGCACGGTCCGCGCTCGCTACGTCGTCGGCTGCGACGGCGCCAACAGCTTCGTCCGTAGCACACTCGATACGTCCACGACCGACCTCGGCTTCTTCTTCGACTGGCTCATCGTCGACGTCATTCCGCACGAGCAGCGCGTCTGGCATCCCATCAACGCGCAGATCTGCGATCCGGCGCGGCCGACGACGGTGATCTCGGCGGGCCCCGGCCGCCGGCGGTGGGAGTTCATGAAGCTTCCCGGCGAGGACATCGAAGAGCTGAACTGCGAAGAGACGGCCTGGCGCCTGCTCGAGCCATGGGACGTCCGGCCGTCCAACGCCACGCTCGAGCGCCACGCGGTCTATCGCTTCCAGGCACGCTGGGTGGACCGCTGGCGCAACGGACGCCTGTTGCTCGCCGGCGACGCGGCCCACCAGATGCCGCCCTTTGCCGGACAAGGGATGTGCTCGGGCATGCGCGACGCGGCCAACCTGGCGTGGAAGCTGAGCCTCGTGCTGTCCGACCGCGCCTGCGACGATCTCCTGGACACGTACCAGAGCGAGCGCGTTCCGCAGGTGCGTCAGGTCATCGACCTGTCGATCGAGCTCGGCAAGATCATCTGCGTCGCCGACCGCGCGCAGGCGGCAGCACGCGACGAAGTCATGACGGCCGCGGCCGCGAGCGGCGACCTGACACCTCCGATGCCCTCACCCGCCATCGGGCCCGGAGTCGGCATGGAGGACGACGCGCTCGCCGGCGAGCTCTTCCTGCAGGCCCCGGTTCGCCGGCACGAGGCGAGCGGACTCTTCGACGACGTGATCGGACGCGGCTTCACGCTCGTCAGCACGCAGGACGACCCGGCGCGGCATCTCGACGCAGAAAGCGCGGCCTGTTTCGAAGCGCTGGGCGGAATCTGCGCGCACGTCGCGCGCGGCGGTGCGATCGACGACGTCGACGGCCGCTACGAGCGCTGGTTTGCGGCCAATGGCGCGGGGGTGGTGCTGGTGCGGCCGGACTTCCACGTCTTCGGCTCGGCGGCGTCCGTCGGGGACGCGCCGCGCCTGATCGCGGCGCTTCGCGAGCGGCTTTCGAAGCCAGCGGCGAAGGCGATCGGCGGCCAGGTTTCGACGTGA
- a CDS encoding TetR/AcrR family transcriptional regulator: MPATGNRRGRAAGSRQNNDDGRADAARADSGRADAGRAGAVRAAGKSGSTARTAKTGDAPALSGTRSRTRAHLLEAATRVFARKSVGEAAISEIAAEAGVANGTFYNYFRTREEVLEAVSVRLAERLHDDITADSVGVTDPAERVAVGARRFILQARRDPQWGAALLRVWSTSGRIAPQAAEPVLADVRAARRAGRFSFRSETAALDVLQGAVIAGIRSVVDGHAGEAHASDVAALILRALGVGAGEAEEIARRPLPDADAAAAPAAGALAPAAANRGGASRRRSSKTKGAP, from the coding sequence ATGCCCGCCACGGGAAACCGCCGCGGTCGCGCCGCCGGGTCGCGGCAGAACAACGACGACGGCCGTGCCGATGCCGCGCGCGCCGACAGCGGCCGCGCCGATGCCGGCCGCGCGGGCGCTGTTCGCGCGGCCGGGAAGTCGGGGTCGACCGCGCGCACGGCGAAGACGGGCGATGCGCCAGCGCTCAGCGGCACCCGCTCTCGAACGCGCGCCCATCTGCTGGAGGCGGCCACGCGCGTCTTCGCTCGCAAGAGCGTCGGCGAGGCCGCCATCAGCGAAATCGCTGCCGAGGCCGGCGTGGCCAACGGGACCTTCTACAACTACTTCCGGACCCGCGAGGAAGTGCTCGAGGCCGTCAGCGTGCGCCTGGCCGAGCGCCTGCACGACGACATCACCGCGGATTCGGTCGGCGTAACCGATCCCGCCGAGCGCGTCGCGGTCGGTGCACGACGCTTCATCCTGCAGGCGCGGCGCGATCCGCAGTGGGGTGCCGCCCTGCTGCGAGTCTGGAGCACCAGCGGGCGCATCGCGCCGCAGGCGGCCGAGCCGGTGCTCGCCGACGTGCGCGCGGCCAGGCGCGCCGGCCGCTTCTCGTTCCGCTCCGAAACCGCCGCACTCGACGTGCTGCAGGGTGCGGTGATTGCCGGTATTCGCAGCGTCGTCGACGGCCACGCGGGCGAAGCGCACGCCTCCGATGTCGCCGCGCTGATTCTCCGCGCGCTCGGAGTCGGCGCGGGCGAGGCCGAAGAGATCGCACGGCGCCCGCTGCCCGACGCGGACGCCGCTGCGGCGCCGGCGGCCGGCGCGCTCGCCCCTGCCGCCGCCAACCGAGGCGGCGCCAGCCGTCGCCGTTCCTCGAAAACGAAAGGAGCCCCATGA
- a CDS encoding fumarylacetoacetate hydrolase family protein, whose protein sequence is MKIASYHRGGALRAAAVVDGALVDLQDADPALPSTVLALLEAGADALAAASKAALRARERIDLATVRLAAPVPRPPKLLAIGLNYRDHAEESGQPIPEVPVVFNKQSTCVTGPYDDVHLPRISPMLDYEGELGVVIGRRCRHVPREKARSVTAGFVVVDDVTVRDWQLRTPTWTMGKSFDTHGPMGPFLVTADELDPADLAIATFVNGELRQSSRTSQLIFDCDALIEHLSTAFTLEPGDVISTGTPAGVGMARNPPRMLAAGDVVAVEIEGIGRIENRVVAEPAQTTLY, encoded by the coding sequence ATGAAGATCGCCAGCTACCACCGCGGCGGCGCGCTGCGTGCGGCCGCCGTCGTCGACGGCGCTCTCGTCGACCTGCAGGACGCCGACCCTGCGCTGCCGTCCACCGTCCTGGCGTTGCTCGAGGCCGGTGCAGACGCTCTTGCCGCCGCCTCCAAGGCGGCGCTGCGCGCGCGCGAGCGCATTGACCTTGCCACGGTTCGCCTGGCGGCGCCGGTGCCGCGCCCGCCCAAGCTGCTCGCGATCGGGCTGAACTACCGCGATCACGCCGAGGAGTCCGGGCAGCCGATCCCGGAGGTCCCGGTCGTGTTCAACAAGCAGTCCACCTGCGTGACCGGCCCGTACGACGACGTCCACCTTCCGCGCATCAGCCCGATGCTCGACTACGAGGGCGAGCTCGGCGTGGTCATCGGCCGCCGCTGCCGGCACGTTCCGCGCGAGAAGGCACGTTCGGTGACCGCCGGCTTCGTCGTCGTCGACGACGTCACGGTGCGCGACTGGCAGCTTCGCACGCCGACGTGGACGATGGGCAAATCGTTCGACACGCACGGTCCGATGGGCCCGTTCCTCGTCACCGCCGACGAGCTCGATCCCGCCGACCTCGCCATCGCCACGTTCGTCAATGGCGAGCTGCGCCAGAGCTCGCGCACCTCCCAGCTCATCTTCGATTGCGACGCGCTGATCGAGCACCTCAGCACCGCCTTCACGCTCGAGCCCGGCGACGTCATCTCCACCGGCACGCCGGCGGGCGTCGGCATGGCGAGGAATCCTCCACGGATGCTGGCCGCCGGCGATGTGGTGGCGGTGGAGATCGAGGGAATCGGACGCATCGAGAACCGCGTCGTGGCCGAGCCGGCCCAGACGACGCTCTACTGA
- a CDS encoding VOC family protein, whose protein sequence is MALHCLRGITLGVSRLEETRAFYRDFGLEERSPGRFATGDGGEQLRLVEAPHRRLLEMRVAVEHDDDLGAMDSRLRALGLDPLRRPHSLEILEPSSGVRVVAEVAPPIQPSHYAARAINAPGVTSRFNERSSAAVVSLPSRPRRLGHVVIGCPDAALTQRFFVQGVGFKVSDLVGEVGAAFLRCSSDHHNLLIQPAPVAFLHHTAWEMADVDEVGQAAARLVESRPDCHVWGLGRHGFGSNFFWYLRDPSGGFNEYYSDLDVIVDDELWKIAASTQVHPLAAWGPPVPMEFLFPPDLPAMV, encoded by the coding sequence ATGGCCCTGCACTGCCTCAGGGGAATCACGCTCGGAGTCTCGCGTCTGGAGGAGACGCGCGCATTCTACCGCGACTTCGGGCTGGAGGAGCGCTCCCCCGGCCGCTTTGCCACCGGCGACGGCGGCGAGCAGCTGCGTCTGGTGGAAGCGCCGCACCGGCGGCTGCTCGAGATGCGCGTGGCGGTCGAGCACGACGACGATCTCGGCGCGATGGACAGCCGCCTGCGCGCGCTGGGGCTCGACCCTCTTCGCCGGCCGCACTCGCTGGAGATCCTGGAGCCGAGCAGCGGCGTGCGCGTGGTCGCCGAAGTGGCGCCGCCGATCCAGCCGAGCCACTACGCGGCGCGGGCCATCAACGCTCCGGGCGTCACGAGTCGCTTCAATGAACGCTCCAGCGCCGCCGTCGTGTCTTTGCCGAGCCGTCCGCGCCGGCTCGGCCACGTCGTCATCGGTTGCCCCGATGCCGCGCTGACCCAACGCTTCTTCGTCCAAGGCGTCGGCTTCAAGGTCAGCGACCTCGTGGGCGAGGTCGGCGCGGCGTTCCTGCGCTGCTCCTCCGATCACCATAACCTGCTGATTCAGCCGGCCCCGGTGGCCTTTCTCCACCACACGGCCTGGGAAATGGCCGACGTCGACGAGGTGGGGCAGGCTGCGGCGCGCCTCGTGGAGTCGCGGCCCGATTGCCACGTCTGGGGCCTTGGCCGCCACGGCTTCGGAAGCAATTTCTTCTGGTACCTGCGCGATCCCTCCGGCGGCTTCAACGAGTACTACAGCGACCTGGACGTAATCGTCGACGACGAGCTGTGGAAGATCGCCGCATCGACCCAGGTCCATCCGCTGGCAGCGTGGGGGCCGCCGGTGCCGATGGAGTTCCTGTTTCCGCCCGACCTGCCCGCGATGGTTTGA
- a CDS encoding M4 family metallopeptidase, which produces MLLAAAPASAAPPLPEVAAAAQHLDALVGGAAKVEFHGATGAARFVSIAGGAPQARALAAAPRARAEAFLDEHGRLFGLSSSRELGHRRTRRERSGAAHVIFDQSHHGLDVFGARLIVHLDEQGRVRAANGVTVPGIDIDPIARIDAEQARRAALGGDAGQGAGEATVLRLLVFPQGLLQGATPVARLAYEVEVRGGERVRELVYVDAMGGKILERITGVHQALSRRLYDGQYAAASLLWTEGDPLPFGEANADSILDNTELSYELFANVSSGTYVSYDGADHLMEAVADIGQVQPTTCPNAYWDGTSTNFCNEVTSDDIVAHEWAHAYTEHTGGLIYAYQPGALNESYSDIFGELVDLGNGTGNDLPDAVRAEGVCSQHARNAIGLELVIAAPASIAGSYVVGGAEFGPPLDSTGVAGALVLADDGDASDDGRIDDGCQPFVNAAAVTGKIAVVRRGSCLFVDKAANAEAAGAIGMVVVNNQGDGVITMAGDAVIGIPCIFLGQSDGEAIIAALGEGVTGTMRSEPIATANTWRWLMGEDSTAFGGAIRDMWAPECLGDPGRVGDAELYRCGSGDSGGVHSNSGVPNRAFSLLVDGGSYNGVAVAAIGATKAAAVYWRAMSVYQVPATDFPAHADALEQSCEDLVGQLLPALDTGAPSGETLSAEDCQAVTDAMTAVEMRAPIPCSFDPILDPDAPELCSGSVLVDAVAWDFETDPSATWTFEDDGVFEEYLPRSWQWTSDLPDQRSGSALYAANANIGDCDPGSNDQSGVVYATTPPILIPQRSGPPKLVFDHYIASEPAFDGGNVSISVNGGPFQLIDGDDFTFNGYNQIIAQGGGSAPVNHNPLAGQMAFSGVNENSTNGSWGQSQVELGWYAAPGDTIRVRFAFGMDGCFGVDGWYVDDVRVLSCTEPADGLDAFVCDRDRISRDASPFTPVEDVELFTQLDGGLITPFYDVVAPSMLCQPRALGDEDISDPETHLAGFELSAGIALPEQALDVEVDTALGRTWVDTKAAQTVLVPAATGVSPVAPDNGSHVLDTYACYGVRKARGAPRFPRGITAGLTDAGGETVTYGVRKPSRLCVAADRDGGGIKNEGSWGHLLCYKAKRLAGQPIFTGVSGLNVASDFGQQQVDLTREHDLCLPATITDLADLGH; this is translated from the coding sequence ATGCTCCTCGCCGCGGCACCGGCGTCCGCGGCACCGCCACTGCCGGAGGTCGCGGCTGCGGCGCAGCACCTCGATGCGCTGGTGGGCGGCGCCGCCAAGGTCGAGTTCCATGGGGCCACCGGCGCGGCCCGCTTCGTCAGCATCGCCGGCGGCGCTCCGCAGGCGCGCGCTCTGGCCGCGGCGCCGCGTGCCCGCGCCGAAGCCTTCCTCGACGAGCACGGCCGTCTGTTCGGTCTGAGCTCCTCGCGCGAGCTCGGCCATCGCCGCACGCGGCGCGAGCGCAGCGGCGCTGCCCACGTCATCTTCGACCAGAGCCATCACGGCCTGGACGTCTTCGGCGCCCGCTTGATCGTTCACCTCGACGAGCAAGGGCGCGTGCGCGCGGCCAACGGCGTCACCGTTCCCGGCATCGACATCGATCCCATCGCACGCATCGACGCGGAGCAGGCCCGCCGGGCCGCCCTTGGCGGTGACGCGGGGCAGGGCGCCGGCGAGGCCACCGTGCTTCGACTGCTCGTGTTCCCGCAGGGGCTGCTGCAGGGCGCGACGCCGGTGGCGCGCCTGGCGTATGAAGTGGAGGTACGCGGCGGCGAGCGCGTGCGCGAGCTGGTCTACGTCGATGCAATGGGCGGCAAGATCCTCGAGCGCATCACGGGCGTGCACCAGGCTCTTTCGCGGCGCCTGTACGATGGACAGTACGCTGCGGCCTCACTCCTCTGGACCGAAGGCGATCCGCTGCCGTTCGGCGAGGCCAACGCCGACTCGATCCTGGACAATACCGAGTTGAGCTACGAGCTGTTCGCCAACGTCAGCAGCGGCACGTACGTCTCCTATGACGGCGCCGACCATCTCATGGAAGCGGTTGCCGATATCGGCCAGGTGCAGCCGACCACCTGTCCCAACGCATACTGGGACGGCACCTCCACCAACTTCTGCAACGAGGTCACCAGCGATGACATCGTCGCGCACGAGTGGGCGCATGCGTATACGGAGCATACCGGCGGCCTGATCTACGCGTACCAGCCGGGTGCGCTCAACGAATCGTATTCGGACATCTTCGGAGAGCTGGTCGATCTCGGCAACGGCACCGGCAACGACCTGCCCGACGCGGTGCGCGCCGAAGGCGTATGCTCGCAGCACGCACGCAATGCGATCGGGCTGGAGCTCGTCATCGCCGCGCCCGCGTCGATCGCGGGCAGCTACGTCGTCGGCGGCGCCGAGTTCGGTCCTCCGCTCGATTCGACCGGCGTTGCCGGTGCGCTGGTTCTGGCCGACGATGGCGACGCCAGCGACGATGGCCGCATCGATGACGGCTGTCAGCCATTCGTCAACGCCGCCGCCGTGACGGGCAAGATCGCCGTCGTTCGCCGCGGCAGCTGCCTGTTCGTGGACAAAGCGGCCAACGCCGAGGCTGCCGGTGCCATCGGCATGGTGGTCGTCAACAACCAGGGCGACGGCGTCATCACCATGGCCGGCGATGCGGTGATCGGGATTCCCTGCATCTTCCTCGGCCAGAGCGACGGCGAAGCCATCATCGCCGCACTCGGCGAAGGCGTCACCGGTACGATGCGCTCGGAGCCCATCGCCACCGCGAATACGTGGCGATGGCTGATGGGCGAGGATTCGACGGCCTTCGGCGGTGCGATCCGCGACATGTGGGCGCCCGAGTGTCTAGGCGACCCGGGCCGTGTAGGCGATGCCGAGCTGTACCGGTGCGGCTCCGGCGACAGCGGCGGCGTGCACTCGAACTCCGGCGTCCCCAACCGCGCGTTCTCGCTGCTCGTCGACGGCGGCAGCTACAACGGGGTTGCTGTCGCCGCCATCGGAGCGACCAAGGCGGCTGCGGTCTACTGGCGCGCGATGAGCGTCTACCAGGTTCCGGCCACGGATTTCCCGGCGCACGCGGACGCGCTCGAGCAGTCGTGCGAGGATCTCGTCGGCCAGTTGCTGCCGGCCCTGGACACCGGCGCGCCGTCCGGAGAGACGCTGTCGGCCGAGGACTGTCAGGCCGTGACCGACGCAATGACAGCGGTGGAGATGCGTGCGCCGATCCCGTGCAGCTTCGATCCGATCCTGGATCCCGATGCGCCCGAGCTGTGCAGCGGCTCGGTCCTCGTCGACGCGGTGGCCTGGGACTTCGAAACCGATCCCTCCGCGACGTGGACGTTCGAGGACGACGGCGTCTTCGAGGAGTACCTGCCTCGCAGCTGGCAATGGACGAGCGACCTGCCCGATCAGAGGTCCGGTTCCGCGCTGTACGCCGCCAACGCCAACATCGGCGATTGCGATCCGGGCAGCAACGATCAATCGGGCGTCGTGTACGCCACGACGCCGCCGATCCTGATTCCGCAGCGCAGCGGGCCGCCCAAGCTGGTGTTCGATCACTACATCGCCAGCGAGCCGGCCTTCGACGGCGGCAATGTCTCCATCAGCGTCAACGGCGGGCCTTTCCAGCTCATCGACGGCGACGACTTCACGTTCAACGGCTACAACCAGATCATCGCGCAGGGCGGAGGCAGCGCGCCGGTGAACCACAATCCACTTGCGGGCCAGATGGCCTTCAGCGGCGTCAACGAGAATTCGACCAACGGCAGCTGGGGCCAGTCGCAGGTGGAGCTGGGCTGGTACGCGGCGCCGGGCGACACCATACGTGTGCGCTTCGCGTTCGGGATGGACGGCTGCTTCGGCGTCGACGGCTGGTACGTCGACGACGTGCGCGTCTTGTCGTGCACCGAGCCCGCCGATGGCCTCGATGCGTTCGTCTGTGACCGCGACCGCATCAGCCGCGATGCGTCCCCGTTCACGCCGGTCGAGGACGTGGAGCTGTTCACCCAGCTCGACGGCGGCCTGATCACGCCCTTCTATGATGTGGTGGCACCTTCCATGCTGTGCCAGCCGCGCGCGCTCGGCGACGAGGACATCAGCGACCCCGAAACGCATCTTGCCGGCTTCGAGCTGAGTGCGGGCATCGCGCTGCCCGAGCAGGCGCTGGATGTGGAGGTCGATACGGCTCTCGGCCGTACGTGGGTCGACACGAAAGCAGCGCAAACGGTGCTCGTGCCGGCGGCGACCGGCGTCTCACCGGTGGCTCCCGATAATGGGTCCCACGTTCTGGACACCTACGCCTGCTATGGCGTGCGCAAGGCTCGCGGGGCGCCGAGGTTCCCGCGCGGCATCACCGCCGGCCTGACCGACGCCGGCGGAGAGACCGTGACGTACGGCGTTCGCAAGCCCTCGCGGCTGTGCGTGGCGGCCGACCGTGACGGCGGCGGAATCAAGAACGAAGGCAGCTGGGGCCATCTTCTCTGCTACAAGGCGAAGCGGCTGGCGGGACAGCCGATCTTTACGGGTGTGTCCGGTCTCAACGTCGCCAGTGACTTCGGCCAGCAGCAGGTGGACCTGACGCGCGAGCACGACCTTTGCCTGCCCGCCACGATCACCGACCTGGCCGACCTCGGGCACTGA
- a CDS encoding ATP-binding protein — protein sequence MPLLRPMRSFGAKLTLLVTLTTGSAVISVSAVLAIIDYLDTEAETSALAGAQANIIAVNSEAPLAFGDPELGAEALSALKASPNVASATLYSADGRIFARYDNPSMDAPGFPPGQPGIRYDGTWLIVSADVGGRAGNVGRLQVVFDRSGALARAWGNVGVILTVAVMTMVFAFLISSRIGQNLVRPVDTLAATARRVSETRDYSIRAAKYGEDELGQFTDVFNEMLAQIQKQDVEIQRAHDERQRLLESERDARIEVERASRMKDEFVATLSHELRTPLSAILGWAHMLRSGDRPAQEVSHGMEVIERNARVQTQIIEDLLDMSRIVAGKLRLDVQQVTLPEVIEAAVTTVRPAAEAKGIRLQTILDPGIGPVRGDPNRLQQIVWNLLSNAIKFTGRDGRVLVALERVNSHVEISVTDTGQGIAPEFLPYVFERFRQEDGSTTRRHSGLGLGLAIVKQLVELHGGSVRAKSAGEDKGSTFVVELPLMPMHEEQSPSERAHPRLARGAAPIPHDVSLSNLHVMVVDDDADARELIGQLLEDHGARVTRAASAAEALDLFRRQPPDVLLSDIGMPDRDGYDLIRSLRKMEMPSGHLTPAVALTAFARSEDRTRAMLAGYQMHLSKPVEASELIATVAAVARLPLGR from the coding sequence ATGCCGCTGTTGCGGCCGATGCGCTCCTTCGGGGCCAAGCTGACACTGCTCGTTACCCTTACCACCGGCTCGGCGGTGATCTCGGTATCGGCGGTGCTGGCCATCATCGACTACCTCGATACGGAGGCCGAAACGTCGGCTCTGGCGGGTGCGCAGGCCAACATCATCGCGGTCAACAGCGAGGCCCCGCTGGCATTCGGCGATCCCGAGCTTGGCGCCGAGGCCCTGTCTGCCCTCAAGGCGTCGCCGAACGTTGCATCGGCCACGCTCTACTCAGCCGACGGCCGGATCTTCGCACGCTACGACAATCCGAGCATGGACGCGCCGGGCTTCCCGCCGGGCCAACCCGGCATCCGCTACGACGGCACATGGCTGATCGTCAGCGCCGACGTCGGCGGGCGTGCCGGCAATGTCGGGCGACTGCAGGTCGTGTTCGACCGCAGCGGCGCGCTCGCGCGCGCCTGGGGCAACGTCGGCGTCATCCTGACGGTCGCCGTCATGACGATGGTCTTCGCCTTCCTGATCTCCAGCCGCATCGGGCAGAACCTCGTCCGTCCGGTCGACACGCTGGCGGCCACGGCCCGGCGCGTGTCCGAAACGCGCGACTACTCGATCCGTGCCGCCAAATACGGCGAGGACGAGCTCGGCCAGTTCACCGACGTCTTCAATGAGATGCTCGCGCAGATCCAGAAACAGGATGTCGAGATCCAGCGCGCCCACGACGAACGCCAGCGGCTGCTGGAAAGCGAGCGCGACGCGCGCATCGAGGTGGAACGCGCCAGCCGCATGAAGGACGAGTTCGTGGCCACCCTTTCGCACGAGCTGCGCACGCCGCTGTCGGCGATCCTCGGGTGGGCGCACATGCTGCGCAGCGGCGACCGGCCGGCGCAGGAAGTCTCGCACGGGATGGAGGTCATCGAGCGCAACGCACGGGTGCAGACGCAGATCATCGAGGACCTGCTCGACATGAGCCGGATCGTTGCCGGCAAGCTGCGGCTCGACGTCCAGCAGGTCACGCTGCCCGAAGTCATCGAGGCCGCGGTGACCACGGTGCGGCCGGCGGCCGAGGCCAAGGGCATCCGCCTGCAGACCATCCTGGACCCCGGCATCGGTCCGGTCCGCGGCGATCCCAATCGCCTGCAGCAGATCGTCTGGAACCTGCTGTCCAATGCCATCAAGTTCACCGGCCGCGACGGGCGCGTGCTGGTGGCGCTCGAGCGCGTGAACTCGCACGTCGAGATCTCGGTGACCGACACCGGACAGGGCATAGCGCCCGAATTCCTCCCCTACGTCTTCGAGCGTTTCCGGCAGGAGGACGGCTCCACCACTCGCCGCCACAGTGGACTGGGGCTGGGCCTGGCCATCGTCAAGCAGCTGGTCGAGCTGCACGGCGGCAGCGTGCGGGCCAAGAGCGCCGGCGAGGACAAGGGGTCCACGTTCGTCGTCGAGCTACCGCTGATGCCGATGCACGAAGAGCAATCGCCGAGCGAGCGCGCGCACCCACGCCTGGCACGAGGCGCGGCGCCGATTCCGCACGACGTGTCGCTGAGCAATCTGCACGTGATGGTGGTGGACGACGATGCGGACGCGCGCGAGCTGATCGGACAGCTGCTCGAAGACCACGGTGCGCGCGTGACGCGCGCGGCATCGGCCGCCGAAGCACTGGATCTGTTTCGCAGGCAGCCGCCCGACGTGCTGCTGAGCGACATCGGAATGCCCGACCGGGACGGCTACGACCTGATCCGGTCGCTGCGCAAGATGGAGATGCCGAGTGGTCACCTCACGCCCGCCGTCGCGCTGACCGCGTTCGCGCGCTCCGAAGACCGCACGCGCGCGATGCTGGCCGGCTACCAGATGCATCTGTCCAAGCCGGTCGAGGCTTCCGAGCTCATCGCGACGGTCGCCGCGGTGGCGCGTCTACCGCTCGGTCGCTGA
- a CDS encoding YfiR family protein: MATFRNSIRSGSCRLAAWALSVSVVVAAAAPALAQGIDAQKAAKLKAAYLLNFVKYAQWPEECFDSPTSPIVITLAGQCDVTDVLAEVVSATEPVGGRAVTLRRAAVPGDGASEEQWASVYESMKPAHLLYICGLPAPRVQAILRGVADGDVLTVSDIPMFAASGGMLGFVLRGNRIIFEANLDAIQRSRIAVSAKVLQLAQIVGPRSSP; encoded by the coding sequence ATGGCCACGTTCCGCAACAGCATCCGATCGGGCAGCTGCCGCCTCGCGGCTTGGGCGCTGTCCGTGTCGGTCGTGGTTGCGGCAGCCGCGCCGGCGCTCGCGCAGGGCATCGACGCCCAGAAGGCGGCGAAGCTCAAGGCCGCCTACCTGCTGAATTTCGTCAAGTACGCTCAGTGGCCCGAGGAGTGCTTCGACTCGCCTACCAGCCCCATCGTGATCACGCTGGCGGGCCAGTGTGACGTCACCGACGTGCTGGCCGAGGTCGTATCCGCCACCGAGCCGGTCGGCGGGCGCGCGGTGACGCTGCGCCGGGCGGCGGTGCCGGGCGATGGGGCCAGCGAGGAGCAATGGGCATCGGTGTACGAGAGCATGAAGCCGGCTCACCTCCTGTACATCTGCGGCCTGCCCGCCCCACGTGTGCAGGCGATCCTGCGCGGTGTGGCGGACGGAGACGTCCTTACGGTCAGCGACATACCGATGTTCGCCGCCAGCGGCGGCATGCTCGGGTTCGTCCTGCGCGGCAACCGCATCATCTTCGAGGCCAACCTCGATGCCATCCAGCGCTCACGCATCGCCGTCAGCGCCAAGGTACTTCAGCTCGCGCAGATCGTGGGCCCGCGGAGCAGTCCCTGA